In Leclercia sp. LSNIH1, the genomic stretch GCCGCTGTTTGCCGAGAAGGCTCGCCAGCTGTTAAGCCAGGATAAAGTGGCGGCGGTGTTTGGCTGCTGGACCTCGGTGTCGCGTAAATCGGTCCTGCCGGTATTTGAGGAGCTGAACGGTCTGCTGTTCTACCCGGTGCAGTACGAAGGGGAAGAGATGTCGCCGAACGTCTTCTACACCGGGGCAGCGCCTAACCAACAGGCTATCCCGGCGGTGGAGTACCTGATGAGCGAAGACGGCGGGGCGGCGAAGCGCTTCTTCCTGCTCGGCACCGACTACGTCTACCCGCGCACCACCAACAAAATTCTGCGCGCCTTCCTGCACTCTAAAGGGGTCCAGGATAAAGATATCGAAGAGGTCTACACCCCGTTCGGCCACAGCGATTACCAGACCATCGTCGCCAGCATCAAGAAATTCTCTGCCGCAGGCAAAACCGCGGTGGTCTCTACCATCAACGGCGACTCCAACGTACCTTTCTATAAAGAGCTGGCGAACCAGGGCGTAAAAGCTACCGAGGTACCGGTTGTCGCCTTCTCGGTGGGGGAAGAGGAGCTGCGCGGCATCGACACCAAACCGCTGGTGGGCAACCTGGCGGCGTGGAACTACTTCGAATCGGTGGATAACCCGGCCAACCAGACCTTCGTTGCGGCGTACAAAAACTGGGCCAAAACGCAGAAGCTGCCAAACGCCGATACGGTCGTGACCAACGATCCGATGGAAGCCACCTACGTAGGCATCCACATGTGGGCCCAGGCGGTAGAAAAAGCGGGCACCACCGACGTGGATAAAGTGCGTGCGGCGATGGCGGGCCAGTCCTTTAAAGCCCCGTCGGGCTTCACCCTGACCATGGATGCCACCAACCACCATCTGCATAAGCCGGTGATGATCGGTGAAATCGAAGGCAATGGCCAGTTTAACGTGGTGTGGCAGACCGAAGCGCCGATACGCGCCCAGCCGTGGAGCCCGTTCATCGCCGGAAACGACAAAAAACCCGATACGCCGATTAAAACCGCCAGCAACTGAATCCGGATCAGAGAGGTAAAGCCATGAACGTCATGCGCACGATCTTCGCTCTCGTATGGCTTGCCGGACTGCTGCCAGGGATGGCGCAGGCAACGGACGCCGATAACTTTGTTGCCGCCAGCCGCAGCCAGCAGGCCGTTCTGCTGGAGCAGTGGGCCGCCGCGCCGGATCCGGCCAGGCTGCCGCTGCTGCGGGCGTTGAAGCAAGAGAATGTCGTTGTCGACGACGACAAACACGCTTTTACCCGCCAGGCGGGCGGGTTAATCCCCCTCGGTGATGCCGCTCAGGCGCAGGGCTTACCTAAAGCGGTGCGTCTGACCAACCGCCTGAGGGTGCTGGCCGCCACCGCGCTCGCGACTCATCAGCTGACAGGTGACAGTGTCACCGAAAGGCTGGCGGCGGCGCGCCAGCTTCAGCGCGATCCCCAGCCGCAGATGCTGCCGTTTTTACAACGCCAGCTGGCAAGTGAAAAGGACGATGGGGTGCGGCAGGTGCTGAGCCTCGCCGTCGCCAGTCTGCAACTGACCAGCCCGCAACCCGCGGTGCGCAAGCAGGCGGTGACGCTGCTGGGAGAATCGAGCGACCCGGAAGTGCAGGCCCGCCTGCTGCCCTATACCCACGCCCAGACGGAGCCGGATGGTGAAGTACGCGAGGCCGCGGCGGAAAGCCTGCGCCAGATCCAGCATCGTCAGACGATAAGCGACCTGCTGGGGCAGGCGTTTATGGGGCTGTCGCTGGGTTCCATTCTGCTGCTGGCCGCGCTCGGGCTGGCGATCACCTATGGCTTGCTGGGGGTGATCAATATGGCGCACGGGGAGATGCTGATGCTCGGGGCTTACGCCACCTGGCTGGTGCAGCAGGCGATGGCGCAGTTTACCCCGCAATGGCTCACCTTTTATCCGCTGGTGGCGCTGCCGGTGGCGTTCATGCTGACGGCGACGGTAGGTATGGCCCTTGAGCGCACGGTGATCCGTCATCTGTATGGCCGTCCGCTGGAGACGCTGCTCGCCACCTGGGGTATCAGCCTGATGCTGATCCAGCTGGTGCGCATGCTCTTCGGGGCCCAGAACCTCGAAGTGGCGAACCCGGCATGGCTCTCCGGCGGCGTGCAGGTCTATGCCGGCCTGATCCTGCCGTGGAACCGACTGGTGGTGCTGGGCTTTGTACTGCTGGTGCTGTTTTTCACCTGGCTCATCCTCAACAAAACCCGTCTGGGGCTGAACGTGCGGGCGGTAACGCAGAACCGCAGCATGGCCGCCTGCTGCGGAGTGCCCACCGGGCGCGTCGATATGCTGGCTTTTGGGCTGGGCTCCGGGATTGCCGGGCTCGGCGGCGTGGCGCTGTCGCAACTGGGGAACGTCGGGCCGGAGCTGGGTCAGGGCTACATTATTGACTCCTTCCTCGTGGTGGTACTCGGCGGTGTGGGTCAACTGGCTGGCAGCGTGGCGGCCGCCTTTGGATTGGGGATTTTCAACAAGATCCTTGAGCCGCAGATGGGTGCCGTGCTCGGCAAAATCGTGATTCTGGTGGCGATCGTTCTGTTTATTCAGAAGCGCCCGCAGGGGTTATTTGCACTGAAAGGGAGGGTAATTGACTGATGAGCCAGCCACTGACCTTAACGCTGGCGCGCAAGGCGCCGCGCAGCGTACCGATACTCGGCGCCGTGATTCTGGCGGCACTGCTGGTGCTGCCGTTTCTGGCGCTGCTGCCCGCCAGCCATCCGCTGGCCGTTTCGACCTGGATGCTGACCCTGGTAGGCAAAATTCTCTGTTACGCCGTTGTCGCCGTGGCCCTTGATCTGGTGTGGGGCTACGCCGGGATGCTCTCGCTCGGCCACGGTCTCTTTTTTGCCCTCGGCGGCTACGCCATGGGAATGTACCTGATGCGTCAGGCCGCAGGCGACGGATTACCGGCGTTTATGTCGTTCCTCTCCTGGAGCGAATTGCCCTGGTACTGGTGGGGCACCCAACATTTCGCCTGGGCGCTGGTGCTGATTGTGCTGGTTCCGGGCCTGCTGGCGCTGCTGTTCGGCTGGTTTGCCTTCCGCTCGAAGATTAAGGGGGTCTACTTTTCGATCATGACCCAGGCGCTGACCTTCGCCGGAATGTTGCTGTTCTTCCGCAATGAAACGGGCTTTGGCGGCAACAACGGGTTTACCGGATTTACCACGCTGCTGGGCTTTTCCGTGACCGCCACCACCACGCGTATCGGATTGTTTATTGCCACCGTGCTACTGCTGGCCGCCTCGCTGGCGGTGGGCTATGCGCTGGCGAAAAGCAAGTTTGGTCGCATTCTGACGGCGGTGCGGGATGCGGAAAACCGGCTCACCTTCTGCGGCTACGATCCCCGCGGTTTCAAACTGCTGGTCTGGACCCTGTCCGCGGTGCTGTGCGGACTGGCCGGGGCGCTCTACGTTCCGCAGGTGGGCATTATCAACCCCGGCGAGATGTCGCCTACCAACTCCATCGAAGCGGCGATCTGGGTGGCCCTCGGCGGACGCGGAACCCTGATCGGCCCGGTAATTGGCGCGGCATTGGTCAACGGCGCAAAAAGCCTCTTTACCGTGGTGATGCCGGAGTACTGGCAGCTGTTTCTGGGGCTGATCTTTATTGCCGTCACGCTGTTTTTACCGCGCGGGGTCACGGGCCTGTTACGCAAAGGAGATAAATAATGCAGCCAGCCGAAGCGTTATTTACCCGCCAGCTTCCCGGAGATCGTTACCGCGATCAAACCGACCCGGTGTTGCAGCTGGAGGGGATCAACGTCAGCTTTGACGGGTTTAAAGCGCTTACCGATCTGTCGCTTAATATTGGCGTGGGGGAGCTGCGCTGCGTGATTGGTCCCAACGGCGCCGGGAAAACCACCCTGATGGATGTTATCACCGGTAAAACGCGGCCCCAGAGCGGGCGGGCGATTTACGATCAGACAACAGATCTCACCACCCTCGACCCGATAGCCATTGCCCGCCAGGGCATCGGGCGCAAATTCCAGAAGCCAACAGTGTTTGAGGCCCTGACGGTATGGGAGAACCTTGAGCTGGCGATGAAAGGGGATAAATCGGTGTGGGCCAGCCTGCGCGCCCGGCTGAGCAGCGAGCAGGGGGACCGGATCAACGAGATGCTGAGCCTGCTGCGCCTCGGCGGGGAGCGGCATCGCCGGGCGGGGCTGCTGTCCCACGGCCAGAAGCAGTTTCTGGAGATCGGCATGCTGCTGGTGCAGGAGCCGCATCTCCTGCTGCTCGATGAGCCGGCCGCGGGGATGACCGACGCCGAAACCGAGTATACCGCCGAGCTGTTCCGCACCCTGGCGGGTAAACACTCCCTGATGGTGGTGGAGCATGACATGGGTTTTGTTGAAACCATTGCCGATCACGTGACGGTGCTCCATCAGGGCCGGGTGCTGGCGGAGGGGTCGCTGCGCGACGTGCAGGCCAACGAACAGGTGATTGAAGTCTATCTTGGACGCTAAGGAGCGCGGATGCTTAAGGTTAATGAACTCAATCAGTATTACGGCGGGAGCCATATCCTGCGCGGGGTCAGCTTTGAGGCGCTGCCCGGCGAAGTCACCTGCCTGCTCGGGCGCAACGGCGTAGGTAAAACTACGCTGCTGAAGTGTCTGATGGGGCTGATCCCGGCGCGCAACGGGGAGATCCTCTGGCAGGGAAAAAATCTCACCCAGGCAAAACCGCACCAGCGGGTGCAGGCGGGCGTCGCCTATGTGCCGCAGGGGCGGGACATTTTTCCCCGCCTGACGGTGGAGGAGAACCTGCTGCTCGGCTTATCGCGCTTTCCGGCTCGCGAGGCGAAGCAGGTGCCCGACGAGATCTGGCGGCTGTTTCCGGTATTACAGGAGATGAAGCAGCGTCGGGGCGGGGATCTTTCAGGCGGACAGCAGCAACAGCTGGCAATTGGCCGGGCGCTGGCCAGCCGTCCGCAGCTGCTGATTCTGGATGAGCCGACAGAGGGGATTCAGCCGTCAGTTATCAAGGAGATCGGCCAGGTGATCCGCCAGCTCGCCAGCCGGGGAGATATGGCGATCCTGCTGGTGGAACAGTTCTATGATTTTGCCGCCGAGCTGGCTGACAGTTATCTGCTCATGTCCCGGGGAAGCATTATCCAGCGCGGGCGCGGGGAGAATATGGAGCAGGAGGGTGTCCGCGGTCTGGTCGCAATTTAACAGGGTTGTTTTGCGCAATGTTATACTATAACATCCTCACTCACTTAAACGGAGTGAGGATATTATCTTGGCAGGACATATTGGTAAGTTTGCAATAACTCTGGGGGCGCTGCTGGTCAGCGGCCAGCTGTATGCCCATTCCCACGGACATCAGATGACCGAGGCGGAACAAAAAGCGGCTAACGGCGTGTTTGACGATAAAGATGTAAAGGATCGCCCGCTCTCAAACTGGGATGGCGTCTGGCAGTCGGTCTATCCGTTTCTGCTGAGCGGCGATCTCGACCCGGTATTCAAAAAGAAGGCGGAGAAAGACAAGAGTAAAACTTTTGATCAGGTAAAAGCCTACTACCGCACCGGTTACGCCACCGACGTAGAGAGCATCGGCATCGAAAATAATGTGATGGAATTTCATCGCGGGAAAAAGGTCGCCAGCTGCGAATATGTCTCTAGCGGCTACAAGATCCTGACCTACGCTTCCGGTAAGAAAGGGGTGCGCTACCTGTTTGAATGTAAGGACGCCAGCAGCCAGGCGCCGAAATTTGTCCAGTTCAGCGACCATATTATCGGCCCGCGCCAGTCCAGCCATTTCCATATCTTTATGGG encodes the following:
- the urtA gene encoding urea ABC transporter substrate-binding protein, with the translated sequence MHRRTLLKAFALSASVVAMGMSFSVQAADTIKIGIMHSLSGTMAISETPLKDVALMTIDEINAKGGVLGKKLEPVVVDPASNWPLFAEKARQLLSQDKVAAVFGCWTSVSRKSVLPVFEELNGLLFYPVQYEGEEMSPNVFYTGAAPNQQAIPAVEYLMSEDGGAAKRFFLLGTDYVYPRTTNKILRAFLHSKGVQDKDIEEVYTPFGHSDYQTIVASIKKFSAAGKTAVVSTINGDSNVPFYKELANQGVKATEVPVVAFSVGEEELRGIDTKPLVGNLAAWNYFESVDNPANQTFVAAYKNWAKTQKLPNADTVVTNDPMEATYVGIHMWAQAVEKAGTTDVDKVRAAMAGQSFKAPSGFTLTMDATNHHLHKPVMIGEIEGNGQFNVVWQTEAPIRAQPWSPFIAGNDKKPDTPIKTASN
- the urtB gene encoding urea ABC transporter permease subunit UrtB, with the translated sequence MNVMRTIFALVWLAGLLPGMAQATDADNFVAASRSQQAVLLEQWAAAPDPARLPLLRALKQENVVVDDDKHAFTRQAGGLIPLGDAAQAQGLPKAVRLTNRLRVLAATALATHQLTGDSVTERLAAARQLQRDPQPQMLPFLQRQLASEKDDGVRQVLSLAVASLQLTSPQPAVRKQAVTLLGESSDPEVQARLLPYTHAQTEPDGEVREAAAESLRQIQHRQTISDLLGQAFMGLSLGSILLLAALGLAITYGLLGVINMAHGEMLMLGAYATWLVQQAMAQFTPQWLTFYPLVALPVAFMLTATVGMALERTVIRHLYGRPLETLLATWGISLMLIQLVRMLFGAQNLEVANPAWLSGGVQVYAGLILPWNRLVVLGFVLLVLFFTWLILNKTRLGLNVRAVTQNRSMAACCGVPTGRVDMLAFGLGSGIAGLGGVALSQLGNVGPELGQGYIIDSFLVVVLGGVGQLAGSVAAAFGLGIFNKILEPQMGAVLGKIVILVAIVLFIQKRPQGLFALKGRVID
- the urtC gene encoding urea ABC transporter permease subunit UrtC; translated protein: MSQPLTLTLARKAPRSVPILGAVILAALLVLPFLALLPASHPLAVSTWMLTLVGKILCYAVVAVALDLVWGYAGMLSLGHGLFFALGGYAMGMYLMRQAAGDGLPAFMSFLSWSELPWYWWGTQHFAWALVLIVLVPGLLALLFGWFAFRSKIKGVYFSIMTQALTFAGMLLFFRNETGFGGNNGFTGFTTLLGFSVTATTTRIGLFIATVLLLAASLAVGYALAKSKFGRILTAVRDAENRLTFCGYDPRGFKLLVWTLSAVLCGLAGALYVPQVGIINPGEMSPTNSIEAAIWVALGGRGTLIGPVIGAALVNGAKSLFTVVMPEYWQLFLGLIFIAVTLFLPRGVTGLLRKGDK
- the urtD gene encoding urea ABC transporter ATP-binding protein UrtD, translating into MQPAEALFTRQLPGDRYRDQTDPVLQLEGINVSFDGFKALTDLSLNIGVGELRCVIGPNGAGKTTLMDVITGKTRPQSGRAIYDQTTDLTTLDPIAIARQGIGRKFQKPTVFEALTVWENLELAMKGDKSVWASLRARLSSEQGDRINEMLSLLRLGGERHRRAGLLSHGQKQFLEIGMLLVQEPHLLLLDEPAAGMTDAETEYTAELFRTLAGKHSLMVVEHDMGFVETIADHVTVLHQGRVLAEGSLRDVQANEQVIEVYLGR
- the urtE gene encoding urea ABC transporter ATP-binding subunit UrtE: MLKVNELNQYYGGSHILRGVSFEALPGEVTCLLGRNGVGKTTLLKCLMGLIPARNGEILWQGKNLTQAKPHQRVQAGVAYVPQGRDIFPRLTVEENLLLGLSRFPAREAKQVPDEIWRLFPVLQEMKQRRGGDLSGGQQQQLAIGRALASRPQLLILDEPTEGIQPSVIKEIGQVIRQLASRGDMAILLVEQFYDFAAELADSYLLMSRGSIIQRGRGENMEQEGVRGLVAI
- the zinT gene encoding metal-binding protein ZinT, with translation MAGHIGKFAITLGALLVSGQLYAHSHGHQMTEAEQKAANGVFDDKDVKDRPLSNWDGVWQSVYPFLLSGDLDPVFKKKAEKDKSKTFDQVKAYYRTGYATDVESIGIENNVMEFHRGKKVASCEYVSSGYKILTYASGKKGVRYLFECKDASSQAPKFVQFSDHIIGPRQSSHFHIFMGNTSHEALLKEMDNWPTYYPNEMYKEQVVEEMLHH